Proteins co-encoded in one Myotis daubentonii chromosome 8, mMyoDau2.1, whole genome shotgun sequence genomic window:
- the NCOA5 gene encoding nuclear receptor coactivator 5 isoform X2, with protein sequence MNTAPSRPSPTRRDPYGFGDSRDSRRDRSPIRGSPRREPRDGRNGRDTRDSRDMRDPRDLRDHRDRDVRDHRDSRSMRDARDMRDLRDFRDLRDSRDFRDHRDPMYDRYRDMRDSRDPMYRRESSYDRYLRMDDYGRRKDDSYFDRYRDSFDGRGPPGPESQSRAKERLKREERRREELYRQYFEEIQRRFDAERPVDCSVIVVNKQTKDYAESVGRKVRDLGMVVDLIFLNTEVSLSQALEDVSRGGSPFAIVITQQHQIHRSCTVNIMFGTPQEHRNMPQADAMVLVARNYERYKNECREKEREEIARQAAKMANEAILQERERGGPDEGVRGGHPPAIQSLINLLADNRYLTAEETDKIINYLRERKERLMRSSTDSLPGPISRQPLGATSGASLKTQPSSQPLQSSQVLPSATPTPAAPPTSQQELQAKILSLFNSGTVVANSSASPSVAAGNTQNQNFSTAVNSQPQQRSQASGNQPPNILGQAGSAQNMGPRPGAPSQGLFVQPSNRLAPASNIASQRPVPSTGINFDNPSVQKALDTLIQSGTALSHLVSQTTAQVGRPQAPMGSYQRHY encoded by the exons AGATCCATATGGCTTTGGAGACAGTCGAGATTCAAGACGTGATCGATCCCCAATTCGAGGAAGTCCAAGGAGAGAGCCCAGGGATGGAAGAAATGGTCGTGATACCCGGGATAGCAGAGACATGCGAGACCCCCGAGACTTGCGGGACCACAGAGATAGAGACGTTCGGGATCACAGAGACAGCAGAAGTATGCGTGATGCTCGGGACATGAGGGATCTTAGAGACTTCCGTGATCTAAGAGACTCTAGGGATTTTCGAGATCACCGAGATCCCATGTATGACAGATACAGAGATATGAGAGACTCCCGAGATCCCATGTACAG GAGAGAGAGCTCTTATGACCGATACCTGCGAATGGATGACTATGGCAGGAGAAAGGATGACTCTTACTTTGACCGTTACAGGGATAGCTTTGATGGAAGAGGCCCTCCAGGCCCAGAAAGTCAGTCTCGGGCAAAAG AGCGTTTGAAACGGGAAGAACGGCGTAGAGAAGAGCTTTATCGTCAATATTTTGAAGAAATCCAGAGACGCTTTGATGCTGAGAGGCCTGTTGATTGTTCTGTGATTGTGGTCAACAAGCAGACTAA AGATTATGCTGAATCTGTGGGGCGGAAGGTGCGAGACCTAGGCATGGTAGTGGACTTGATCTTCCTCAACACAGAGGTTTCGCTGTCACAAGCCCTGGAGGATGTTAGCAGGGGAGGGTCTCCTTTTGCTATTGTCATCACCCAGCAACACCAGATTCACCGCTCCTGTACGGTCAACATCATGTTTGGAACCCCACAAG AGCACCGCAACATGCCCCAGGCAGACGCCATGGTGCTGGTGGCCAGAAATTATGAGCGCTACAAGAATGAGTGCCGGGAAAAGGAACGCGAGGAGATTGCCAGACAGGCAGCCAAGATGGCCAATGAAGCCATTCTACAGGAAAGAGAGCGAGGAGGCCCCGATGAAGGAGTACGCGGGGGCCATCCTCCAGCCATCCAAAGCCTCATCAACCTGCTGGCAGACAACAGGTACCTCACTGCCGAAGAGACTGACAAGATCATCAACTACCTGCGAGAGAGGAAGGAGCGGCTGATGAGGAGCAGCACCGACTCTCTGCCTG GCCCGATTTCCCGCCAACCACTCGGGGCGACCTCGGGTGCCTCGCTGAAGACACAGccaagctcccaaccgctccagAGCAGCCAAGTGCTCCCCTCTGCTACACCCACTCCAGCtgcgccccccacctcccagcaagAGCTTCAGGCCAAAATCCTCAGCCTCTTCAATAGTGGCACGGTTGTGGCCAATAGCTCTGCATCTCCCTCAGTCGCTGCCGGAAACACCCAGAACCAGAATTTTTCCACAGCCGTAAACAGCCAGCCTCAGCAAAGATCACAGGCCTCTGGTAATCAGCCTCCAAACATTTTGGGACAGGCAGGATCTGCTCAGAACAtgggccccaggcctggggctcctTCCCAGGGCCTCTTTGTCCAGCCTTCCAATCGCCTGGCACCTGCCAGCAACATAGCTAGCCAGAGGCCGGTACCTTCCACAGGTATCAACTTTGACAATCCAAGTGTACAGAAGGCTCTGGACACCCTGATCCAGAGTGGCACTGCTCTCTCGCACCTGGTTAGCCAAACCACAGCACAGGTGGGACGGCCCCAGGCGCCCATGGGATCTTACCAGAGGCATTACTGA
- the NCOA5 gene encoding nuclear receptor coactivator 5 isoform X1: protein MNTAPSRPSPTRRDPYGFGDSRDSRRDRSPIRGSPRREPRDGRNGRDTRDSRDMRDPRDLRDHRDRDVRDHRDSRSMRDARDMRDLRDFRDLRDSRDFRDHRDPMYDRYRDMRDSRDPMYRYRRESSYDRYLRMDDYGRRKDDSYFDRYRDSFDGRGPPGPESQSRAKERLKREERRREELYRQYFEEIQRRFDAERPVDCSVIVVNKQTKDYAESVGRKVRDLGMVVDLIFLNTEVSLSQALEDVSRGGSPFAIVITQQHQIHRSCTVNIMFGTPQEHRNMPQADAMVLVARNYERYKNECREKEREEIARQAAKMANEAILQERERGGPDEGVRGGHPPAIQSLINLLADNRYLTAEETDKIINYLRERKERLMRSSTDSLPGPISRQPLGATSGASLKTQPSSQPLQSSQVLPSATPTPAAPPTSQQELQAKILSLFNSGTVVANSSASPSVAAGNTQNQNFSTAVNSQPQQRSQASGNQPPNILGQAGSAQNMGPRPGAPSQGLFVQPSNRLAPASNIASQRPVPSTGINFDNPSVQKALDTLIQSGTALSHLVSQTTAQVGRPQAPMGSYQRHY from the exons AGATCCATATGGCTTTGGAGACAGTCGAGATTCAAGACGTGATCGATCCCCAATTCGAGGAAGTCCAAGGAGAGAGCCCAGGGATGGAAGAAATGGTCGTGATACCCGGGATAGCAGAGACATGCGAGACCCCCGAGACTTGCGGGACCACAGAGATAGAGACGTTCGGGATCACAGAGACAGCAGAAGTATGCGTGATGCTCGGGACATGAGGGATCTTAGAGACTTCCGTGATCTAAGAGACTCTAGGGATTTTCGAGATCACCGAGATCCCATGTATGACAGATACAGAGATATGAGAGACTCCCGAGATCCCATGTACAGGTACAG GAGAGAGAGCTCTTATGACCGATACCTGCGAATGGATGACTATGGCAGGAGAAAGGATGACTCTTACTTTGACCGTTACAGGGATAGCTTTGATGGAAGAGGCCCTCCAGGCCCAGAAAGTCAGTCTCGGGCAAAAG AGCGTTTGAAACGGGAAGAACGGCGTAGAGAAGAGCTTTATCGTCAATATTTTGAAGAAATCCAGAGACGCTTTGATGCTGAGAGGCCTGTTGATTGTTCTGTGATTGTGGTCAACAAGCAGACTAA AGATTATGCTGAATCTGTGGGGCGGAAGGTGCGAGACCTAGGCATGGTAGTGGACTTGATCTTCCTCAACACAGAGGTTTCGCTGTCACAAGCCCTGGAGGATGTTAGCAGGGGAGGGTCTCCTTTTGCTATTGTCATCACCCAGCAACACCAGATTCACCGCTCCTGTACGGTCAACATCATGTTTGGAACCCCACAAG AGCACCGCAACATGCCCCAGGCAGACGCCATGGTGCTGGTGGCCAGAAATTATGAGCGCTACAAGAATGAGTGCCGGGAAAAGGAACGCGAGGAGATTGCCAGACAGGCAGCCAAGATGGCCAATGAAGCCATTCTACAGGAAAGAGAGCGAGGAGGCCCCGATGAAGGAGTACGCGGGGGCCATCCTCCAGCCATCCAAAGCCTCATCAACCTGCTGGCAGACAACAGGTACCTCACTGCCGAAGAGACTGACAAGATCATCAACTACCTGCGAGAGAGGAAGGAGCGGCTGATGAGGAGCAGCACCGACTCTCTGCCTG GCCCGATTTCCCGCCAACCACTCGGGGCGACCTCGGGTGCCTCGCTGAAGACACAGccaagctcccaaccgctccagAGCAGCCAAGTGCTCCCCTCTGCTACACCCACTCCAGCtgcgccccccacctcccagcaagAGCTTCAGGCCAAAATCCTCAGCCTCTTCAATAGTGGCACGGTTGTGGCCAATAGCTCTGCATCTCCCTCAGTCGCTGCCGGAAACACCCAGAACCAGAATTTTTCCACAGCCGTAAACAGCCAGCCTCAGCAAAGATCACAGGCCTCTGGTAATCAGCCTCCAAACATTTTGGGACAGGCAGGATCTGCTCAGAACAtgggccccaggcctggggctcctTCCCAGGGCCTCTTTGTCCAGCCTTCCAATCGCCTGGCACCTGCCAGCAACATAGCTAGCCAGAGGCCGGTACCTTCCACAGGTATCAACTTTGACAATCCAAGTGTACAGAAGGCTCTGGACACCCTGATCCAGAGTGGCACTGCTCTCTCGCACCTGGTTAGCCAAACCACAGCACAGGTGGGACGGCCCCAGGCGCCCATGGGATCTTACCAGAGGCATTACTGA
- the NCOA5 gene encoding nuclear receptor coactivator 5 isoform X4 codes for MNTAPSRPSPTRRDPYGFGDSRDSRRDRSPIRGSPRREPRDGRNGRDTRDSRDMRDPRDLRDHRDRDVRDHRDSRSMRDARDMRDLRDFRDLRDSRDFRDHRDPMYDRYRDMRDSRDPMYRRESSYDRYLRMDDYGRRKDDSYFDRYRDSFDGRGPPGPESQSRAKERLKREERRREELYRQYFEEIQRRFDAERPVDCSVIVVNKQTKDYAESVGRKVRDLGMVVDLIFLNTEVSLSQALEDVSRGGSPFAIVITQQHQIHRSCTVNIMFGTPQEHRNMPQADAMVLVARNYERYKNECREKEREEIARQAAKMANEAILQERERGGPDEGVRGGHPPAIQSLINLLADNRYLTAEETDKIINYLRERKERLMRSSTDSLPGELRGRAEARFPANHSGRPRVPR; via the exons AGATCCATATGGCTTTGGAGACAGTCGAGATTCAAGACGTGATCGATCCCCAATTCGAGGAAGTCCAAGGAGAGAGCCCAGGGATGGAAGAAATGGTCGTGATACCCGGGATAGCAGAGACATGCGAGACCCCCGAGACTTGCGGGACCACAGAGATAGAGACGTTCGGGATCACAGAGACAGCAGAAGTATGCGTGATGCTCGGGACATGAGGGATCTTAGAGACTTCCGTGATCTAAGAGACTCTAGGGATTTTCGAGATCACCGAGATCCCATGTATGACAGATACAGAGATATGAGAGACTCCCGAGATCCCATGTACAG GAGAGAGAGCTCTTATGACCGATACCTGCGAATGGATGACTATGGCAGGAGAAAGGATGACTCTTACTTTGACCGTTACAGGGATAGCTTTGATGGAAGAGGCCCTCCAGGCCCAGAAAGTCAGTCTCGGGCAAAAG AGCGTTTGAAACGGGAAGAACGGCGTAGAGAAGAGCTTTATCGTCAATATTTTGAAGAAATCCAGAGACGCTTTGATGCTGAGAGGCCTGTTGATTGTTCTGTGATTGTGGTCAACAAGCAGACTAA AGATTATGCTGAATCTGTGGGGCGGAAGGTGCGAGACCTAGGCATGGTAGTGGACTTGATCTTCCTCAACACAGAGGTTTCGCTGTCACAAGCCCTGGAGGATGTTAGCAGGGGAGGGTCTCCTTTTGCTATTGTCATCACCCAGCAACACCAGATTCACCGCTCCTGTACGGTCAACATCATGTTTGGAACCCCACAAG AGCACCGCAACATGCCCCAGGCAGACGCCATGGTGCTGGTGGCCAGAAATTATGAGCGCTACAAGAATGAGTGCCGGGAAAAGGAACGCGAGGAGATTGCCAGACAGGCAGCCAAGATGGCCAATGAAGCCATTCTACAGGAAAGAGAGCGAGGAGGCCCCGATGAAGGAGTACGCGGGGGCCATCCTCCAGCCATCCAAAGCCTCATCAACCTGCTGGCAGACAACAGGTACCTCACTGCCGAAGAGACTGACAAGATCATCAACTACCTGCGAGAGAGGAAGGAGCGGCTGATGAGGAGCAGCACCGACTCTCTGCCTGGTGAGCTACGTGGCAGGGCCGAG GCCCGATTTCCCGCCAACCACTCGGGGCGACCTCGGGTGCCTCGCTGA
- the NCOA5 gene encoding nuclear receptor coactivator 5 isoform X5, with amino-acid sequence MALETVEIQDVIDPQFEEVQGESPGMEEMVVIPGIAETCETPETCGTTEIETDMRDSRDPMYRRESSYDRYLRMDDYGRRKDDSYFDRYRDSFDGRGPPGPESQSRAKERLKREERRREELYRQYFEEIQRRFDAERPVDCSVIVVNKQTKDYAESVGRKVRDLGMVVDLIFLNTEVSLSQALEDVSRGGSPFAIVITQQHQIHRSCTVNIMFGTPQEHRNMPQADAMVLVARNYERYKNECREKEREEIARQAAKMANEAILQERERGGPDEGVRGGHPPAIQSLINLLADNRYLTAEETDKIINYLRERKERLMRSSTDSLPGELRGRAEARFPANHSGRPRVPR; translated from the exons ATGGCTTTGGAGACAGTCGAGATTCAAGACGTGATCGATCCCCAATTCGAGGAAGTCCAAGGAGAGAGCCCAGGGATGGAAGAAATGGTCGTGATACCCGGGATAGCAGAGACATGCGAGACCCCCGAGACTTGCGGGACCACAGAGATAGAGAC AGATATGAGAGACTCCCGAGATCCCATGTACAG GAGAGAGAGCTCTTATGACCGATACCTGCGAATGGATGACTATGGCAGGAGAAAGGATGACTCTTACTTTGACCGTTACAGGGATAGCTTTGATGGAAGAGGCCCTCCAGGCCCAGAAAGTCAGTCTCGGGCAAAAG AGCGTTTGAAACGGGAAGAACGGCGTAGAGAAGAGCTTTATCGTCAATATTTTGAAGAAATCCAGAGACGCTTTGATGCTGAGAGGCCTGTTGATTGTTCTGTGATTGTGGTCAACAAGCAGACTAA AGATTATGCTGAATCTGTGGGGCGGAAGGTGCGAGACCTAGGCATGGTAGTGGACTTGATCTTCCTCAACACAGAGGTTTCGCTGTCACAAGCCCTGGAGGATGTTAGCAGGGGAGGGTCTCCTTTTGCTATTGTCATCACCCAGCAACACCAGATTCACCGCTCCTGTACGGTCAACATCATGTTTGGAACCCCACAAG AGCACCGCAACATGCCCCAGGCAGACGCCATGGTGCTGGTGGCCAGAAATTATGAGCGCTACAAGAATGAGTGCCGGGAAAAGGAACGCGAGGAGATTGCCAGACAGGCAGCCAAGATGGCCAATGAAGCCATTCTACAGGAAAGAGAGCGAGGAGGCCCCGATGAAGGAGTACGCGGGGGCCATCCTCCAGCCATCCAAAGCCTCATCAACCTGCTGGCAGACAACAGGTACCTCACTGCCGAAGAGACTGACAAGATCATCAACTACCTGCGAGAGAGGAAGGAGCGGCTGATGAGGAGCAGCACCGACTCTCTGCCTGGTGAGCTACGTGGCAGGGCCGAG GCCCGATTTCCCGCCAACCACTCGGGGCGACCTCGGGTGCCTCGCTGA
- the NCOA5 gene encoding nuclear receptor coactivator 5 isoform X3 codes for MRDPRDLRDHRDRDVRDHRDSRSMRDARDMRDLRDFRDLRDSRDFRDHRDPMYDRYRDMRDSRDPMYRYRRESSYDRYLRMDDYGRRKDDSYFDRYRDSFDGRGPPGPESQSRAKERLKREERRREELYRQYFEEIQRRFDAERPVDCSVIVVNKQTKDYAESVGRKVRDLGMVVDLIFLNTEVSLSQALEDVSRGGSPFAIVITQQHQIHRSCTVNIMFGTPQEHRNMPQADAMVLVARNYERYKNECREKEREEIARQAAKMANEAILQERERGGPDEGVRGGHPPAIQSLINLLADNRYLTAEETDKIINYLRERKERLMRSSTDSLPGPISRQPLGATSGASLKTQPSSQPLQSSQVLPSATPTPAAPPTSQQELQAKILSLFNSGTVVANSSASPSVAAGNTQNQNFSTAVNSQPQQRSQASGNQPPNILGQAGSAQNMGPRPGAPSQGLFVQPSNRLAPASNIASQRPVPSTGINFDNPSVQKALDTLIQSGTALSHLVSQTTAQVGRPQAPMGSYQRHY; via the exons ATGCGAGACCCCCGAGACTTGCGGGACCACAGAGATAGAGACGTTCGGGATCACAGAGACAGCAGAAGTATGCGTGATGCTCGGGACATGAGGGATCTTAGAGACTTCCGTGATCTAAGAGACTCTAGGGATTTTCGAGATCACCGAGATCCCATGTATGACAGATACAGAGATATGAGAGACTCCCGAGATCCCATGTACAGGTACAG GAGAGAGAGCTCTTATGACCGATACCTGCGAATGGATGACTATGGCAGGAGAAAGGATGACTCTTACTTTGACCGTTACAGGGATAGCTTTGATGGAAGAGGCCCTCCAGGCCCAGAAAGTCAGTCTCGGGCAAAAG AGCGTTTGAAACGGGAAGAACGGCGTAGAGAAGAGCTTTATCGTCAATATTTTGAAGAAATCCAGAGACGCTTTGATGCTGAGAGGCCTGTTGATTGTTCTGTGATTGTGGTCAACAAGCAGACTAA AGATTATGCTGAATCTGTGGGGCGGAAGGTGCGAGACCTAGGCATGGTAGTGGACTTGATCTTCCTCAACACAGAGGTTTCGCTGTCACAAGCCCTGGAGGATGTTAGCAGGGGAGGGTCTCCTTTTGCTATTGTCATCACCCAGCAACACCAGATTCACCGCTCCTGTACGGTCAACATCATGTTTGGAACCCCACAAG AGCACCGCAACATGCCCCAGGCAGACGCCATGGTGCTGGTGGCCAGAAATTATGAGCGCTACAAGAATGAGTGCCGGGAAAAGGAACGCGAGGAGATTGCCAGACAGGCAGCCAAGATGGCCAATGAAGCCATTCTACAGGAAAGAGAGCGAGGAGGCCCCGATGAAGGAGTACGCGGGGGCCATCCTCCAGCCATCCAAAGCCTCATCAACCTGCTGGCAGACAACAGGTACCTCACTGCCGAAGAGACTGACAAGATCATCAACTACCTGCGAGAGAGGAAGGAGCGGCTGATGAGGAGCAGCACCGACTCTCTGCCTG GCCCGATTTCCCGCCAACCACTCGGGGCGACCTCGGGTGCCTCGCTGAAGACACAGccaagctcccaaccgctccagAGCAGCCAAGTGCTCCCCTCTGCTACACCCACTCCAGCtgcgccccccacctcccagcaagAGCTTCAGGCCAAAATCCTCAGCCTCTTCAATAGTGGCACGGTTGTGGCCAATAGCTCTGCATCTCCCTCAGTCGCTGCCGGAAACACCCAGAACCAGAATTTTTCCACAGCCGTAAACAGCCAGCCTCAGCAAAGATCACAGGCCTCTGGTAATCAGCCTCCAAACATTTTGGGACAGGCAGGATCTGCTCAGAACAtgggccccaggcctggggctcctTCCCAGGGCCTCTTTGTCCAGCCTTCCAATCGCCTGGCACCTGCCAGCAACATAGCTAGCCAGAGGCCGGTACCTTCCACAGGTATCAACTTTGACAATCCAAGTGTACAGAAGGCTCTGGACACCCTGATCCAGAGTGGCACTGCTCTCTCGCACCTGGTTAGCCAAACCACAGCACAGGTGGGACGGCCCCAGGCGCCCATGGGATCTTACCAGAGGCATTACTGA